The following are from one region of the Fusobacterium sp. FSA-380-WT-3A genome:
- a CDS encoding MOSC domain-containing protein, translating into MSMKGLKGEIKAVCISEKKGTDKKNIHECEIIEGFGLKNDAHGGNWHRQISLLSYEKIEDFKKRGGKVIDGSFGENLIVSGLDLVNIPIGTRLKINDIVLEVTQIGKECHSHCEIFKKVGDCIMPREGIFAKVISGGIIKEGNIIEII; encoded by the coding sequence ATGTCAATGAAAGGTTTAAAAGGAGAAATTAAAGCTGTTTGTATCAGTGAAAAAAAGGGAACTGATAAAAAAAATATTCATGAATGCGAAATTATAGAGGGATTTGGATTAAAGAATGATGCACATGGAGGAAATTGGCATAGACAAATAAGCTTACTTTCTTATGAGAAAATAGAAGATTTTAAAAAAAGAGGTGGTAAAGTAATAGATGGTTCTTTTGGAGAAAATCTTATTGTTTCTGGTTTAGATTTAGTCAATATTCCTATTGGGACAAGATTAAAAATAAACGATATAGTTTTAGAAGTTACTCAAATAGGAAAAGAATGTCATTCTCATTGTGAAATATTTAAAAAAGTTGGTGATTGCATAATGCCAAGAGAGGGAATATTTGCAAAAGTTATTTCAGGTGGAATTATAAAAGAGGGAAATATTATTGAAATAATTTAG